The Actinopolymorpha sp. NPDC004070 genome includes the window CCACCGCGCCCACGGGGACGGTGTCGTCGACCTCGCCCTGGAAGTCCCCGACGTGGACAAGTGCGTCGCGCACGCCCGAGCCCAGGGCGCCACGATCCTGGTCGAGCCGTACGACGAGACCGACGAGCACGGGACGGTACGCCGGGCGGCCATCGCGACGTACGGCGAGACCCGGCACAGCCTGGTGGACCGCTCCCGCTACACCGGCCCCTACCTTCCCGGCTACGTCACCCGGCAGACCACCGTGACCCGGCCCGAGGGGCACCCGCGCCGGATCTTCCAGGCGGTCGACCACTGCGTCGGCAACGTCGAGCTCGGCCGGATGGACGAGTGGGTCGCCTTCTACAACCGCGTCATGGGCTTTGTGAACATGGCGGAGTTCGTCGGCGACGACATCGCCACCGACTACTCGGCACTGATGAGCAAGGTCGTCGCCAACGGCAACCACCGGGTGAAGTTCCCGCTGAACGAGCCGGCGGTGGGCAAGCGGAAGAGCCAGATCGACGAGTATCTGGAGTTCTACTCCGGGGCCGGCTGCCAGCACATCGCCCTTGCCACCAACGACATTCTCCAGGCGGTGGACGTCCTGCGCGCCAACGGCGTGGAGTTCCTGTCCACGCCGGACTCCTACTACGAGGACCCCGAGCTGCGGGCCCGCATCGGTGAGGTGCGGGTTCCGGTGGAGGAACTCAAGCGGCGCGGCATCCTCGTCGACCGGGACGAGGACGGCTACCTGCTGCAGATCTTCTGCTCGCCGCTGGGTGACCGGCCGACGGTGTTCTACGAGCTCATCGAACGCCACGGGTCGCTCGGGTTCGGCAAGGGCAACTTCAAGGCGCTGTTCGAGGCGATCGAGCGGGAGCAGGAGCGGCGCGGCAACCTGTGACCCCTTCGCCGTACCGTAGGTGGCATGGCGGAAACCTCTGATGACCTGATCACCGCCCTGCGGGCCGAGCTTCCCGACGAGGCGGTCGTCACCGATCCGGACCGGCTGGCGTCGTACCAGCACGACATGGCGACGTTCTGTCCCTACGGCATGCCCGCGGTCTGCGTGCTCGCCCGGTCCACCGAGCACGTGCAGCACGTCCTGCGGGTCGCGTCGCGCCTCGGCGTCCCCGTCGTACCCCAGGGCGCCCGC containing:
- the hppD gene encoding 4-hydroxyphenylpyruvate dioxygenase, whose translation is MQPNTTLTPEEQAADLRFDQLRQLVGLVDYDATKDPFPVTGMDAVVFWVGNATQAAAYYQLAFGMELVAYAGPETGMRDRKSYVLKSGSARFVLEGGAAPDSPVLDHHRAHGDGVVDLALEVPDVDKCVAHARAQGATILVEPYDETDEHGTVRRAAIATYGETRHSLVDRSRYTGPYLPGYVTRQTTVTRPEGHPRRIFQAVDHCVGNVELGRMDEWVAFYNRVMGFVNMAEFVGDDIATDYSALMSKVVANGNHRVKFPLNEPAVGKRKSQIDEYLEFYSGAGCQHIALATNDILQAVDVLRANGVEFLSTPDSYYEDPELRARIGEVRVPVEELKRRGILVDRDEDGYLLQIFCSPLGDRPTVFYELIERHGSLGFGKGNFKALFEAIEREQERRGNL